The DNA region TGCTGACGGCCGAACTGGTCGGCGCGCGGGAGGCGTTGGAGGCGGGCTTCGTGTCGGCGATCGCGGGCGCGGACGGCGCCGGGGGCGGTGCTTCGGCGGACGGTGATTCGGCGGACGGTGATTCGGCGGACCCCGGCGGCGAACTCGACCGGCACATCGCACGGCTCGTCGCCCGCATCGCGGGCTGTGCGCCGCTGACCCTCGCCGCGCTGAAGGAGGCCGACCGCCGCGTACTGGCCGCCTCGGCGCCCGGCTCGGCGGAGGACCTCTACGAACTGTGCTACGGCAGCCGGGACTTCCGCGAAGGAGTCTCCGCCTTCCTCGCCAAGCGCCCGCCCCGATGGCAGGGCCGCTGACGCCGGTTCACGGCTTCGCAGACCGGGCCGTCGAGTCGTCGCGTACGGCTCAGCGGGTGCCAGTCAGTGCGTACGGCGCAGCAGCGCCAGATACATCGCGTCCGTGCCGTGCAGATGCGGCCAGAGCTGTACGTCGGGACCGTCGCCGAGGGCGGGCATGCCGGGCAGCAGCGGCCGGGCGTCGACGAGTCGGGCTCCCGTCTCCTTGACGAGGTCGTCGACGATGGCGCGGGTCTCGGCGGGATGCGGTGAGCAGGTCGCGTAGCCGACGACGCCGCCGGTGCGCACCGCGTTCAGCGCCTGCCGCAGCAGATCCCGCTGGAGTGGCGCGAATCCCGGCACGTCCTCGGGGCGGCGCCGCCAGCGTGCCTCGGGTCGGCGCCGCAACGCACCGAGCCCCGTACAGGGCACGTCCACGAGGACCCGGTCGAAGACGCCGGGGCGCCAGGCGGGCCGGGTGGCGTCCGCCGCGACCACCGCGTACGGGCCGGGGTTGCCCTCGACGGCGCCGCGCACGAGCCCCGCACGGTGCGGCTGCTTCTCCGCGGCGAGCAGCACGGCGCCGCGCCGGGCGGCGAGGGCCGCGAGCAGTGCGGCCTTTCCGCCGGGCCCGGCGCAGGCGTCCAGCCAGCGTTCGTCGCGGGGCGGCTCCTCGCCGTCCACGGGTTCCAGCGGGGCGTCGGCCAGTGCGAGCGCGACGAGTTGGCTGCCCTCGTCCTGCACTCCCGCACGCCCCTCCCGCACGGCCTCCACCTCGCCCGGGTCGCCGCCCTCGGCGAGCCGCACGGCGTAGGGGGACCAGCGTCCGGGAACGGCGTCGCCGTTCAGCAGCTCCTCGGTGGTGGCGCGCCCGGGGCGGGCGACGAGAGTGACCTCGGGCCGCTCGTTGTCCGCCGCGAGCAGCTCCTCCATGCCGGCGCTGCCGCCGCCGAGCGCGTCCCACAGCGCGGAGACGATCCACCGCGGATGGGCGTGCCGGATGCCCAGGTTCTCCTCGGGGTCGTCGTCGTAGGGCGGTGCGACCTTCTCCAGCCAGCCGTCCAGGTCCTCTGCGGCGATCTTGCGAAGGACTGCGTTGACGAACTTGGCGCGCCCGTCGCCCAGTACGACCCGGGCGAGTTCGACGGTGGCGCTCACTCCGGCATGGCTGGGGATGCGGGTCCCCAGGAGCTGGTGGGCGCCGAGGGAGAGCACGTCCAGCACGGGCGGGTCGACGTCGCGCAGCGGACGGTCCACGCACTCGGCGATGATCGCGTCGTAGGTGCCCTGGCGGCGCAGCGTCCCGTAGACGAGTTCGGTGGCGAGCGCCGCGTCCCTGGCGTCGAACCGCCCCTCCTCGCGCGCCTTCCGCAGCATCGGGGGCAGTACGAGGTTGGCGTACGCGTCGCGCTCGTCGACGGCGCGCAGCGCCTCGAAGGCGAGGATGCGTACGGGGTCCTTGCGGGGGCGGCGATAGGGCTTGGCCGGGCGGCGCTGCCGATTGCTCACGGGAAAAGTGCTCCGGGCTGCTGCGATGACGAAATGCGGCGGGGGGTGAGGCGATGCACCCTGCACCGGGCGGCGACCGCCGGGCGCCCTGCCAGCGTACGCCCGCGGGCGGGCCCCGGCGGATGCGGGCGGCCGGGCCGCAGCGCAGGTGCCGCTTCCGCCCGGCGCCCGCTACCCGTCCGTCTTCGGCTCCCCCAGCTTCTCGCCCTCTTCGACCCGCACGCCGCGCGCCCAGTCCGGGGCGCTCATCGGCTTCTTGCCCTGCGGCTGCACCCACAGCAGCTCGACGGGATGCGAACCGGTGCCCGCCCACACGGAGTTCTTGGTCGCGAGCAGCTCGCCGGGACCCAGCCGTACGTCCTCGGGCACCGGGTGCTGCGGACGCTGGGTCAGCGAACGGATCTTCAGCCGCTCCCCCCGGAAGAGGGTCCACGCCCCCGGCGCCGGAGTGCAGCCCCGTACGAGACGGTCCACCCTGAGCGCCGGTGCCGCCCAGTCGACGCGGGCGTCCTCGACCTCCAGTTTCGGCGCGAGCGAGACGCCCTCCTCGGACTGCGGTACGGCGTGCAGCGTGCCGTCCTCGATGCCGTCCATGGTGGCGGCGAGCAGTCCGGCACCCGCGAAGGCGAGACGCGTCAGGAGGTCGCCGCTGGTGTCGGTCTCACGCACCTTCTCCGTGACGACTCCGTAGACCGGGCCCGAGTCCAGGCCCTCCTCGATGAGGAAGGTGCTGGCGCCGGTGATCTCGTCACCGGCGAGCAGCGCATGCTGCACGGGCGCCGCCCCGCGCCAGGCGGGAAGCAGGGAGAAGTGCAGATTGACCCAGCCGCGTGCGGGCACGTCCAGGGCGACGCGCGGCAGCAGCGCACCGTAGGCGACGACGG from Streptomyces marispadix includes:
- a CDS encoding RsmB/NOP family class I SAM-dependent RNA methyltransferase — encoded protein: MSNRQRRPAKPYRRPRKDPVRILAFEALRAVDERDAYANLVLPPMLRKAREEGRFDARDAALATELVYGTLRRQGTYDAIIAECVDRPLRDVDPPVLDVLSLGAHQLLGTRIPSHAGVSATVELARVVLGDGRAKFVNAVLRKIAAEDLDGWLEKVAPPYDDDPEENLGIRHAHPRWIVSALWDALGGGSAGMEELLAADNERPEVTLVARPGRATTEELLNGDAVPGRWSPYAVRLAEGGDPGEVEAVREGRAGVQDEGSQLVALALADAPLEPVDGEEPPRDERWLDACAGPGGKAALLAALAARRGAVLLAAEKQPHRAGLVRGAVEGNPGPYAVVAADATRPAWRPGVFDRVLVDVPCTGLGALRRRPEARWRRRPEDVPGFAPLQRDLLRQALNAVRTGGVVGYATCSPHPAETRAIVDDLVKETGARLVDARPLLPGMPALGDGPDVQLWPHLHGTDAMYLALLRRTH